One Catharus ustulatus isolate bCatUst1 chromosome 2, bCatUst1.pri.v2, whole genome shotgun sequence genomic window carries:
- the RANBP2 gene encoding E3 SUMO-protein ligase RanBP2 isoform X1 gives MMRRTKPEVERYVASLQAAAPSPREKSMKGFLFAKLYFEIKEYELAKRYISTYLTVQERDPKAHRFLGQIYEAEDNIEKAFGCYKRSVELNPTQKDLVLKIAELLCNNDITDGRAKYWVDRAAKLFPGSPAIYRLKEQLLDCKGEDGWNQLFDLIQAELYARPDDVYINIRLVALYRSNNRLKDAVLHCQEAEKRIPLQSSLEWCSCVVETFEEYLESLQDLESDKNNWRTIKKDHLLAYSSFVKLTLSSRDIQECREALESFDRALQSVKPYVNVADELSRTYVEMKGQLYMHAGALLLKMAQDNEAQWRAMCELAALCYLLSFQVPKPKSKLIKGDQTGQDMLEMLACDRKSQSGHMLLNLSHGKQDFFKEIVESFANKSGSFALFDSLFESGASRERSFIGTDDIGNVSTQAPVQVELHKYDIGAIRLHNGSLQHLVWLGLQWNSMSVLPPMRKWLKQLFHLPQETSRLETDAPESICLLDLEVFLLGVVFTSNLQLQEKFNSHYSAHQPQFLPLPICKQLYTEKQRSWWDAVRTLLQRKSIPGTAAKLRLIVQHGISTLRTLEKHGLQPALIIHWAKSLQKTGINLNSFYDQKEYIGRSVYYWKKVLPLLETIKKKRSISEPTDPLFKHFHSVDIQLFQVAAYEEEAQIAFAMLDAVDGKIDDALSAFEAIENVVSYWNLAVIFQRKAEEIENDVMLPEEHEEHKTYLLKAKYYLMKIIAESSSDMSVTENLPVSLETVREVLDSVIQELGENGEEGSLSFRNGLTRTVDSAMKHSTPSPTKFSLSPTKTYKLSPKTPPQWAEDHKSILQMICQQVEALKNEMQEMKLNSSNTSASHRWPAENYGTDAMPDSYQRAQNLHEAPLTVATTGPSVFYSQSPAYNSQYLLGTAATNVTPAKPPVYGMNRLTPQPHIYSYQPPPMHTPPLQNTSGCMFSQEMYGPPLRFDSSSTALISPRTADDYYNYSVPQASTNPTLPKPGYFTNRSVTPPTLKPAEPKAMPKFGQPGTAEGSKAPLPAPAQPIQPTTFKFKPNFKSNDGDFTFSSPPQVAPQPLNAPFNSRESLLDLLTSDKPLQDDRYVEQKPVSDPTNSSRNIFNFSNKHIPGISLRENAGQNAHKNLGFEKNDTFIVQEPSKPVFMASNSDLANRSHETEGGSTHGGDEDDDGPHFDPVVPLPDKIEVKTGEEDEEEFFCNRAKLFRFDAESKEWKERGIGNVKILKHKVSGKFRLLMRRDQVLKICANHYINTDMKLTPNAASDKSFVWHALDYADELPKPEQLAIRFKTPEEAMLFKKKFEEAQNILKSLGSNACTSVSQSSGTAKEAANQDIKEPNRPTSGTMNLSFQFPKEGTSSETDSKGTLTGTSTGSSTTLSFGKDAQQAFSSSGFGQHLLKKDQWRCQVCFVPNEVTVKNCVSCQNPNPNPGMWETHGTPLTDSASLKMSDNTVQDKFGSAFAKKEGQWDCSVCQGQNEAKDVNCCSCQSPKPQNQPNTSTLSVQSSAAPGFGSIADTSKPQKNGFEGLFTKKEGQWDCSTCLVRNEGSSLVCIACETPNPSGKPTGGTLTPAFGLKSKLPELGGQLGTGFKFGLEQGKTPPFTFQISSDTDKPAKEGFSFSMPMPPGGFKFGIQESNKNTTKKDEPSKEHTTGFLKSIDEKDRKELPSDTGIGFQFQEAADKEKIDFVFGQNSSTSTFAELAKSPPREGFQFGKKDPNFKGFSGAGEKLFSSQNSKTDQKANTSADLGEKDDDVYKTEDNDDIHFEPIVQMPEKVEPFTGEEDEKVLYSQRVKLFRFDPETSQWKERGVGNLKILKNEVNGKVRILMRREQVLKVCANHWITTTMNLKQLSGSDKAWMWMANDFSDGDAKLEHLAAKFKTPEQAEEFKQKFEECQRLLLDIPLQTPHKLVDTGRTAQLIQRAEEMKCGLKDLKTFLTDDKTKLSEEENVSSGCTSSTSDLVIKPHAESTGPTLEWDNYDLREEALDDSVSSSVYASPLASSPVRKNLFRFGESTTGFSFSFKSALSPSKSPAKQNQSRTSVGTDEDSDVTQEEERDGQYFEPVVPLPDLVEVTSGEENEQVVFSHRAKLYRYDKDANQWKERGIGDIKILQNYDNKQVRIVMRRDQVLKLCANHRITPDMNIQQMKGSDRAWVWTACDFADGERKVELLAVRFKLQDVADSFKQIFDEAKHAQERETLITPLSSRANTPKESPCGKNAVAVLEETTRERTDVSHGDDTSDATVEAAEVSSTSETPTKTVVSPPKFVFGSESVKSIFSNEKSKTFTFGNTSATGSLFGFSFNPPRKSEGHNPASQDTAQKELEVSEPPKISNTTQKPVDSKVNNLPASTQDGPSNFSFRILEKAEKTTVSEDDASSDEIEIVYELTPTPEQRALADFLKLPSTFFCYKNKPGYVSDEDDDEDYEAAVKKLNGRLYPSDSERKNKGQDPVKAGLAGKSEFNNERECAATLEKKPAPEKDETKALQVPSTSVCGVSTGTEGDSLKDVKSEAKIQETKENEVASSSDLVCTSKEEIPAPSKDEVTVCVQSDTSSEGSHSATETVQVSQTLSRAEDKPVDLSTKKSESDGSESAQENRIISFGFGNTAGLSFADLASKSSEDFAFGSKDKNFKWANTGATVFGDTTRKADEDEGGSDDEVVHNDDIHFEPIVSLPEVEVKSGEEDEEILFKERAKLYRWDRDVTQWKERGVGEIKILFHTQKKYYRVLMRRDQVLKVCANHVITKEMNLVPSDTSNNAFIWTATDYADGEVKVEQFAVRFKSQEMANSFKKMFEECQRSLSELQKGHLSLAAGLSKDTNPVVYFEVSADDEPLGHITMELFANIVPRTAENFRALCTGEKGFGFKNSRFHRIVTDFVCQGGDITNHDGTGGRSIYGTAFEDENFIVKHTGPGLLSMANKGRDTNNSQFFITLKKAEHLDFKHVVFGFVKDGMDVVKKIESFGSPKGLVNGRIVITDCGQI, from the exons ATGATGAGGCGGACGAAGCCCGAGGTGGAGCGCTACGTCGCCTCCTTGCAGGCCGCGGCTCCGTCCCCCAGAGAG aaatCGATGAAAGGATTCCTCTTTGCTAagctgtattttgaaataaaagaatatgAACTTGCTAAAAG aTACATATCTACATACCTCACTGTACAAGAGAGAGATCCCAAAGCACACAGATTTCTTGGACAAATCTATGAAGCTGAGGATAACATAGAAAAAGCTTTTGGGTGTTACAAG cgCTCTGTGGAGTTGAACCCAACACAGAAAGATCTTGTATTGAAGATTGCGGAGTTATTATGCAATAATGACATTACTGATGGAAGAGCAAAATACTGGGTTGACAGAGCTGCTAAACTCTTTCCTGGGAGTCCTGCTATTTACAGGTTGAAG GAGCAGTTACTGGATTGTAAAGGTGAAGATGGATGGAATCAGCTCTTTGACTTGATTCAAGCAGAACTTTATGCAAGACCAGATGATGTCTACATAAACATCAGACTAGTTGCACTCTATCGTTCAAATAACAGATTAAAGGATGCTGTGCTCCATTGTCAGGAGGCAGAGAAGAGAATACCTTTGCAGTCAAGCTTGGAATGGTGTTCCTGTGTTGTAGAGACATTTGAG GAATATCTGGAGTCTTTACAAGACTTGGAGTCTGATAAAAATAACTGGAGAACTATCAAGAAAGATCATCTGCTGGCCTATTCCAGCTTTGTCAAACTGACACTTTCTTCTAGAGATATTCAGGAATGCAGAGAGGCACTCGAAAG TTTTGATCGTGCACTTCAGTCAGTAAAACCGTACGTGAATGTGGCTGATGAGTTGTCTCGTACCTATGTGGAGATGAAAGGACAGCTGTACATGCATGCTGgagctttgctgctgaaaatggCCCAAGACAACGAGGCGCAGTGGAGAGCTATGTGTGAGCTAGCAGCCTTGTGTTATCTCCTGAGTTTCCAG GTTCCTAAACCAAAGTCAAAACTCATAAAGGGGGATCAAACTGGACAAGATATGCTAGAAATGTTGGCCTGTGATCGAAAGAGCCAATctg gcCATATGCTACTGAACTTAAGTCATGGCAAGCAAGACTTCTTTAAAGAGATCGTGGAGTCATTTGCAAACAAGAGTGGCTCATTTGCATTGTTTGATAGCCTGTTTGAGAGTGGAGCTTCTAGGGAGAGGTCTTTTATCGGCACAGATGATATTGGAAATGTCAGTACACAAGCACCAGTGCAAGTGGAACTTCACAAATATGATATTG GTGCCATTCGATTGCACAATGGCAGTCTCCAGCACCTCGTGTGGCTTGGCTTGCAGTGGAACTCTATGTCAGTCTTACCCCCCATGCGCAAATGGTTAAAACAGCTTTTTCACTTGCCCCAAGAAACATCAAGACTTGAGACAGATGCTCCTGAATCTATTTGCCTGTTAGACCTTGAA gtaTTCCTACTTGGGGTGGTATTCACTAGCAACTTACAATTGCAAGAGAAGTTTAATTCTCACTACAGTGCACATCAACCTCAATTCTTACCATTGCCAATATGCAAACAACTCTATACTGAAAAGCAAAGATCCTGGTGGGATGCTGTTCGTACTCTTCTTCAGAGAAAATCAAT accaggaacagcagcaaaactgaGGCTTATTGTACAGCATGGCATAAGTACTCTGCGAACACTGGAGAAGCATGGCCTTCAACCTGCCCTAATCATACACTGGGCAAAAAGCTTGCAGAAAACA GGAATTAACCTTAACTCCTTCTATGACCAGAAGGAATATATTGGACGAAGTGTCTACTACTGGAAGAAAGTTCTGCCTTTGCTGGAAACTATCAAAAAGAAGAGGAGTATTTCTGAACCTACTGATCCTCTCTTCAAACACTTCCATAGTGTAGACATTCAG CTCTTTCAGGTTGCAGCATATGAAGAAGAGGCACAGATAGCATTTGCTATGTTGGATGCAGTTGATGGCAAAATTGATGATGCTTTATCAGCATTTGAAGCTATTGAGAATGTGGTGTCTTACTGGAATCTTGCTGTG atttttcagagaaaagcagaagagattgAAAATGATGTCATGCTGCCTGAAGAACATGAGGAGCATAAAACTTACCTTCTTAAAGCCAAGTactatttaatgaaaattattgcAGAAAGCTCCTCAGATATGTCAGTTACTGAGAAT TTGCCGGTGTCTCTTGAAACTGTGAGAGAGGTATTAGATTCAGTGATCCAGGAACTTGGTGAGAATGGTGAAGAGGGAAGTCTTTCCTTCAGAAATGGTTTGACACGAACTGTAGATTCAGCAATGAAACATTCCACTCCGTCACCAACCAAGTTCTCTCTTTCGCCAACTAAGACCTACAAG ttGTCTCCGAAAACTCCCCCTCAGTGGGCAGAAGACCATAAATCTATACTTCAAATGATTTGTCAGCAAGTGGAAGCTTTAAAG AATGAAATGCAAGAAATGAAACTTAACAGCTCCAACACAAGTGCATCTCATCGGTGGCCTGCTGAAAACTATGGAACTGATGCAATGCCAGACAGTTACCAGAGAGCACAAAATCTTCATGAAGCCCCATTAACAG TTGCTACCACTGGCCCATCTGTGTTCTACAGCCAGTCACCTGCCTATAACTCTCAGTATCTTCTGGGAACTGCTGCAACCAATGTAACACCAGCAAAG cCTCCTGTCTATGGCATGAACCGACTTACACCTCAGCCTCATATATATTCCTACCAACCACCACCCATGCATACACCACCTCTGCAAAACACTTCTGGTTGTATGTTTTCCCAAGAAATGTATGGTCCACCTCTGCGTTTTGATTCTTCTAGTACTGCACTCATTTCTCCTCGTACAGCTGATGACTATTACAACTACAGTGTTCCACAGGCAAGCACCAATCCAACACTACCTAAACCGGGGTATTTCACAAACCGTTCAGTCACGCCACCCACTTTAAAGCCTGCAGAACCAAAAGCAATGCCTAAATTTGGACAGCCAGGAACAGCAGAAGGATCAAAAGCgcctctgccagcaccagcacagccaatTCAACCAacaacttttaaatttaaacctAACTTCAAGTCTAATGATGGGgactttactttttcttctcctcctcaaGTTGCACCACAGCCCCTTAATGCACCTTTTAATAGTAGAGAAAGCCTCTTGGATCTTCTGACATCTGATAAGCCTTTACAGGATGATAGGTACGTTGAACAAAAGCCAGTCAGCGATCCCACAAACAGTTCAAGAAATATCTTCAATTTTAGCAATAAACATATTCCAGGCATCTCTCTTCGAGAAAACGCAGGACAAAATGCGCACAAAAATCTGGGTTTTGAGAAGAATGATACATTTATTGTTCAAGAACCAAGCAAGCCTGTATTTATGGCTTCAAATTCAGATTTGGCCAATCGAAGTCATGAGACAGAAGGAGGAAGCACCCATGGTggagatgaggatgatgatggtCCTCATTTTGATCCTGTGGTGCCACTTCCTGATAAGATTGAGGTAAAGACAGgtgaggaagatgaagaagaatTCTTCTGCAACAGAGCCAAGCTGTTCCGTTTTGATGCAGAATCTAAAGAATGGAAAGAAAGGGGTATTGGAAATgtgaaaatactgaaacataAAGTATCTGGCAAATTTCGTCTCTTAATGAGACGGGACCAAGTGCTGAAAATCTGTGCAAATCACTACATAAATACTGATATGAAATTAACTCCAAATGCTGCATCGGATAAGTCATTTGTATGGCATGCTTTAGACTATGCAGATGAATTGCCAAAACCAGAACAGCTTGCAATTAGATTTAAAACACCTGAAGAAGCaatgcttttcaaaaaaaagtttgaggaggcacagaatattttaaaatccttggGATCAAATGCTTGCACATCTGTGTCTCAGAGCAGTGGGActgcaaaagaagcagcaaatcAGGACATCAAGGAGCCCAACAGACCCACTTCTGGGACCATGAACTTGAGCTTTCAGTTTCCAAAAGAGGGAACAAGCAGTGAAACTGACAGCAAAGGCACCCTTACAGGTACATCCACTGGATCTAGCACTACTCTTTCATTTGGAAAGGATGCTCAGCAAGCCTTTTCCTCCAGTGGGTTTGGGCAGCATCTCTTGAAGAAGGATCAGTGGAGGTGTCAAGTGTGTTTCGTTCCAAATGAAGTAACTGTCAAGAATTGTGTGTCATGtcaaaatccaaatccaaatccgGGTATGTGGGAAACACATGGCACCCCATTAACTGACTCTGCAAGTTTGAAAATGAGTGATAACACAGTGCAGGACAAGTTTGGATCTGCTTTTGCTAAAAAGGAAGGTCAGTGGGACTGCTCTGTATGCCAAGGccaaaatgaagcaaaagatGTGAACTGCTGTTCCTGTCAGAGTCCAAAACCTCAAAATCAACCAAATACATCCACACTTTCTGTTCAGtcatctgctgctccagggttTGGTTCTATTGCTGATACAAGTAAGCCACAGAAAAATGGGTTTGAAGGGCTTTTTACTAAAAAGGAAGGTCAGTGGGATTGTAGTACTTGTCTTGTGAGGAATGAAGGCTCTTCACTAGTTTGCATAGCCTGTGAAACGCCAAATCCATCTGGTAAGCCAACTGGTGGTACTTTAACTCCTGCTTTTGGCTTGAAAAGTAAATTACCTGAACTTGGAGGACAGTTGGGAACAGGCTTTAAGTTTGGTCTTGAGCAAGGCAAGACACCACCATTTACgtttcagatttcctctgataCCGATAAACCTGCAAAGGAGGGATTTAGCTTTTCAATGCCAATGCCTCCAGGTGGATTTAAATTTGGGATACAGGAGTCTAACAAAAACACCACTAAGAAAGATGAACCATCCAAAGAGCATACGACTGGTTTCTTAAAAAGCATTgatgaaaaagacagaaaggagTTGCCTTCAGACACTGGAATTGGATTCCAATTTCAAGAAGCAGCAGACAAGGAGAAAATTGACTTTGTTTTTGGGCAAAATAGCAGCACTTCTACTTTTGCTGAGCTTGCAAAAAGTCCTCCTAGGGAAGGCTTTCAATTTGGCAAGAAAGACCCTAACTTCAAAGGCTTTTCAGGTGCAGgtgaaaagctgttttcttcacAAAATTCTAAAACAGATCAGAAAGCAAACACTTCTGCTGACCTCGGTGAGAAGGATGATGATGTGTATAAGACAGAGGACAATGATGATATCCATTTTGAACCTATAGTTCAGATGCCTGAAAAAGTAGAACCATTTACAGGAGAAGAAGATGAGAAAGTGTTGTACTCCCAGAGAGTAAAGCTGTTCAGGTTTGATCCAGAAACAAGCCAGTGGAAAGAACGTGGCGTGGGCAATCTGAAGATTcttaaaaatgaagttaatgGCAAAGTAAGAATATTGATGCGGCGTGAGCAGGTACTGAAGGTGTGTGCGAATCACTGGATAACAACAACAATGAACCTGAAACAACTATCTGGCTCAGACAAAGCCTGGATGTGGATGGCCAATGACTTTTCTGATGGTGATGCAAAGTTGGAACATCTGGCAGCAAAATTCAAGACACCCGAGCAGGCTGAGGAGTTCAAACAGAAGTTTGAAGAATGTCAGAGGCTGCTACTAGATATACCACTGCAGACACCCCATAAACTTGTTGATACAGGTAGGACAGCTCAGCTTATACAGAGAGCAGAAGAAATGAAGTGTGGCTTAAAAGATCTCAAAACTTTTCTGACAGATGACAAAACTAAACTgtcagaagaggaaaatgtaaGCTCTGGTTGTACCAGCAGTACTTCTGATTTGGTTATAAAGCCACATGCTGAAAGTACAGGCCCTACTCTGGAGTGGGATAACTATGACTTGCGTGAAGAAGCACTGGATGATAGTGTAAGTAGTTCTGTATATGCATCACCTCTTGCAAGTAGCCCTGTAAGGAAAAATCTGTTTAGATTTGGAGAGTCTACCACTGGCTTTAGTTTCAGCTTTAAATCTGCCTTGAGCCCATCCAAATCTCCTGCCAAGCAGAACCAGAGTAGAACATCAGTAGGCACAGATGAAGATTCTGATGTTACtcaagaagaggaaagagatgGACAGTACTTTGAACCTGTGGTACCTCTGCCTGATCTTGTAGAAGTGACCAGTGGTGAGGAAAATGAGCAAGTTGTCTTCAGTCATAGAGCCAAACTCTACAGATATGACAAAGATGCAAATCagtggaaagagagagggatTGGGGATATCAAGATACTGCAGAACTATGACAACAAACAAGTTCGTATAGTAATGAGAAGGGACCAGGTACTAAAACTGTGCGCCAATCACAGGATAACACCAGATATGAATATTCAACAAATGAAAGGGTCTGATAGAGCCTGGGTATGGACTGCATGTGACTTTGCagatggggaaagaaaagtaGAACTTCTGGCTGTGCGATTCAAGCTGCAGGATGTTGCAGATTCATTTAAACAAATCTTTGATGAAGCAAAGCATGCCCAAGAGAGAGAGACACTGATAACACCTCTTTCTTCTCGTGCCAATACACCAAAGGAATCTCCATGTGGTAAAAATGCTGTAGCTGTGCTAGAAGAAACAACCAGAGAAAGAACTGATGTCAGCCATGGTGATGATACATCTGATGCAACTGTAGAGGCTGCAGAGGTGTCAAGTACTTCTGAAACACCAACAAAAACAGTGGTTTCTCCTCCAAAGTTTGTATTTGGATCTGAATCTGTCAAGAGCATTTTCAGTAATGAAAAGTCAAAGACATTCACATTTGGAAATACTTCAGCCACTGGTTCTCTCTTTGGCTTCAGTTTTAATCCCCCAAGGAAGAGTGAAGGCCATAATCCAGCATctcaggacacagcacagaaagaacTGGAAGTCTCTGAACCaccaaaaatctcaaatactACTCAGAAGCCTGTAGACAGCAAGGTAAACAACTTGCCTGCTTCAACACAGGATGGACCGTCAAACTTCTCATTTAGAATTCTGGAAAAAG cTGAGAAGACCACAGTGTCAGAGGATGATGCTTCATCTGATGAGATTGAAATAGTTTACGAGTTAACACCAACGCCTGAACAGAGAGCCCTTGCTGACTTCCTCAAGCTCCCTTCAACATTCTTCTGTTACAAGAATAAGCCTGGATATGTGAGTGACGAGGATGATG ATGAAGACTATGAAGCAGCTGTTAAGAAACTTAACGGAAGACTCTATCCCAGTGATtcagaaaggaagaacaaaggGCAAGATCCTGTAAAAG CAGGCCTTGCAGGAAAAAGTGAATTCAACAATGAAAGAGAATGTGCTGCTACTTTGGAAAAGAAACCAGCCCCTGAGAAGGATGAAACAAAAGCTCTGCAGGTTCCTTCTACATCTGTTTGTGGTGTCAGTACTGGTACTGAAGGTGACAGTCTGAAAGACGTAAAGTCAGAAGCTAAAATTCAAGAAACGAAA GAAAATGAAGTTGCAAGCTCAAGTGACTTAGTGTGTACCAGTAAGGAAGAAATACCTGCTCCATCAAAAGATGAGGTGACAGTATGTGTCCAGTCAGATACCAGCAGTGAAGGATCACATTCCGCCACAGAAACTGTGCAAGTATCGCAGACCTTATCAAGAGCTGAAGATAAGCCTGTAGATTTGTCAACTAAAAAGAGTGAATCAGATGGTTCAGAGTCAGCACAAG AAAACAGAATCATCTCGTTTGGTTTTGGCAATACTGCAGGCCTGTCATTTGCAGATCTGGCATCCAAAAGTTCTGAAGACTTTGCTTTTGGCTCAAAAG ATAAAAACTTCAAATGGGCAAATACAGGAGCAACTGTGTTTGGAGATACCACACGTAAAGCAGACGAAGATGAAGGTGGTAGTGATGATGAGGTGGTACATAATGATGATATCCACTTTGAGCCAATTGTGTCCTTGCCAGAG GTGGAGGTAAAATCTggagaagaagatgaagaaattcTCTTCAAGGAGAGGGCAAAACTTTacagatgggacagggatgttACTCAGTGGAAGGAGCGTGGTGTTGGAGAGATCAAAATACTCTTccatacacagaaaaaatactaTAGAGTCCTAATGAGAAGAGACCAAGTTCTTAAAGTCTGTGCAAACCATGTTATCACCAAAGAAATGAACTTAGTGCCCTCTGATACATCAAACAATGCTTTCATTTGGACAGCCACAGATTATGCTG atggTGAAGTAAAAGTAGAGCAATTTGCAGTCAGATTTAAAAGCCAAGAAATGGCCAATTCTTTCAAGAAGATGTTTGAAGAATGCCAGCGAAGCTTGTCAGAACTACAGAAGGGGCACTTGTCTCTGGCAGCAGGACTGTCTAAGGACACCAACCCTGTTGTGTATTTTGAAGTTTCTGCTGATGATGAACCTTTAGGACACATAACCATGGAGCTGTTTGCAAATATTGTACCTCGAACTGCTGAAAATTTCAGAGCGCTGTGCACAGGAGAGAAAGGATTTGGATTCAAGAATTCCCGCTTTCACAGAATAGTCACAGACTTTGTGTGTCAG